TTCAAAAAGTATTTTAAAATCGCTGTCCTTGATTTCATTTTTAGAATTTAGTATTTGTGAAAATTCAGTATAAACTAGCTTTTTCCCTGAAAAATCATATACCCCTTTTTCAGCAAATACATAAGGTATAAAATTTACGAAATCAAAAACAGATGTATATTTTTCTTTTGCTAAATCATCTGATATAATTACGTTTCCTAAATGATTGTATTTTGTTAATCCTTGATTATTAGAAAGGTAATACTCATTACTTATGCTGTCAAACAATATTGGAAAACTGCCAGTCACAGGTAAAATTTCATAATTTTTAGATTGTGGTTTTTCCATCAGGCTTTTAAAATTTTTATAGCATTTTGGCCTAAAAAAATCATTTGTTGTTATATTATGGGTCGTGCATCTATCTAAAAATAACAACACCAAAAGAGCACAAATAATCAAGGAATAGATAATTTTTTTCATATTTTTTTGGATGTACTTATAATAGTTGGTGTTTCAAACAAAACTACACTTTTTCTGACAGAAATTTAAATTTAAAAAAATGCTTTTACTAAATAGTATATATGTATAAGAATAGATATAAACAAAAAACTCCAAAATCTTTTGATTTTGGAGTTTTAGAAGTTTTGTGGGGAGAGCAGGATTCGAACCTGCGAAGTTCACACAGCAGATTTACAGTCTGCCCTCGTTGGCCGCTTGAGTATCTCCCCAAAATGTATGAAAGTGTAAAAAAAAATCCTTAATTTCTTAAGGAGTCTTTTGTGGGCGATGAGGGGTTCGAACCCCCGACCCCCTCGGTGTAAACGAGGTGCTCTGAACCAGCTGAGCTAATCGCCCTATTTTACTAGGTTGCTATCTTTTTGGATAGCTTGTGCAAATATATTTATTTGCTAATATTTTAATAAAAACTTGTGGGCGATGAGGGGTTCGAACCCCCGACCCCCTCGGTGTAAACGAGGTGCTCTGAACCAGCTGAGCTAATCGCCCTATTTTACTAGGCTGCTATCATTTCGTGATTGCGAGTGCAAATATACAGCTAGATTTTGTATTTGCAAGCATATTTTAAAAATAACTGAAACTTTTTTTTATTTTTTTATTTAGAAACCTATTTTTCAAACTCTTAAAAAAGAAACAAATTTTACTATTTTCTTATAATTTCGTTAAAAAGTCAAAATCACTCTGCTAATTCCTAATATTCCTTTGTAGTAATTCGACTTAGTCATACATTTGCATACCTAAAAAATAGTATTCTAAATGGCACGATTTAAAGAAAATGATTTGCCTAAATCAAAAATAACGGCTACTTCACTTAATAAAGCAAAAACAATTTTTACGTACGCAGGACATCACAAATGGAAATTCTTCATTGGATTGATCTTTCTGCTTTTAACAGGAGCTACTGCCCTTGCCTTTCCTAAGTTGATGGGAATGCTGGTAGATTGCGTAAAAAACAAAGATAACGATCAAGCCAATACAATTGCTTTAGGTTTAATTGTAATTCTGTTTCTACAATCTTTCTTCTCATTCTTCAGATTATCATTATTCGTAAACTTTACCGAAAATACACTGGCAAATTTACGCTTGGCTTTATATACTAATTTAGTTAAACTGCCAATGACTTTCTTTTCTCAAAAAAGAGTTGGTGAATTAAACAGTAGAATTAGTGCAGACATTACACAGATTCAAGATACTTTAACTTCGACTATAGCGGAGTTTTTACGTCAGTTTATCTTAATTATTGGCGGTATCATACTTTTAGCTACAGAAAGTTTTAAACTTACTTTATTAATGCTTGCTGTAGTACCTCTAGTAGCTGTTGCGGCTGTAATTTTTGGAAGATTCATTAGAAAGTATTCCAAACAAGTACAAGATCAGGTTGCCGAAAGTCAAGTAATTGTGGAAGAAACCATGCAGGGAATTAGTATCGTAAAAGCTTTTGCAAACGAATGGTACGAAATTGCACGTTATAAAGGAAAAATTCATGATGTTGTAAAACTGGCTATTAAAGGTGGGAAATACCGTGGTTATTTTGCTTCATTTATCATTTTCTGTTTATTTGGAGCTATTGTTGCCGTTGTTTGGTACGGAGTTCGTTTAAGTATTGGAGGAGAAATGAGTGTTGGACAATTAATTTCATTTGTATTGTATTCTACCTTTGTTGGAGCTTCTTTTGGAGGAATTGCCGAATTATATGCTCAAATTCAAAAAGCGATCGGAGCTACTGAAAGAGTGTTTGAATTGCTAGACGAAAGTCCAGAAAAAATCAATCCAGAATATAAAGGAGCCCAAGAAAAAATAAAAGGAAATGTGAGTTTCAAAAATGTTGCTTTTAGCTATCCAACCCGTCAAGAAGTTCAAGTTTTAAAAGATGTTAATTTTACTGCCGAATTTGGTCAGAAAATTGCAATTGTTGGGCCAAGTGGTGCTGGAAAATCGACTATATCTTCGCTCCTGCTTCGTTTTTATGATATTACTTCAGGGGAAATCACGGTCGATGGCAAAAACATCTATGATTACGATTTAGAAAACCTTCGAGGAAATATGAGTATTGTTCCTCAAGATGTAATTTTGTTTGGTGGAACTATTAAAGAAAATATAGCCTACGGAAAACCAGATGCAACCGACGAAGAAATTATGCAAGCAGCTAAACAAGCAAACGCTTTCAATTTTGTTGATGGTTTCCCTGAGAAATTCGAAACTTTAGTTGGGGAGCGCGGTGTAAAATTATCAGGCGGACAGCGTCAGCGTATTGCAATCGCAAGAGCTTTATTGAAAAACCCAAGTATTTTGATTTTGGATGAAGCAACATCCTCTTTAGACAGTGAAAGCGAAAAGCTGGTTCAGGAAGCTTTAGAAGTTTTAATGGAAGGAAGAACAAGTATTATCATTGCTCACAGACTTTCAACCATTAGAAATGCTGATAAAATATTAGTTCTCGATAACGGAAGAATCTCTGAAGAAGGTACACATCAGGAATTAATAAACCTAGAAAACGGAATTTATAAAAACTTGAGCAATTTGCAGTTTAGTAACTCTTAAATAAAATTCCAATTTTAGAAATTCCAATAAAAAAGCTTCAATGAAAATTGAAGCTTTTTTATGTAAACTGTAAACTGAATACTAAGGACTGAACACTAAAATACTATTCTTTTCCTTTTCTACGTTTACGTTCTGCCTTAATCATAGACAATTCACGGCTTGTTTGGCCAGCAACCGAAGTATTTTCTTCAGCACGACGAATCAAGTATGGCATAACATCTTTTACAGGACCAAATGGTAAATATTTTGCCACGTTATAACCGTTTTCTGCTAAGTTATAGCTGATATTATCGCTCATTCCGTATAATTGCCCAAACCATATACGATTATCGTTTTTAGCAATTTCTTTTTGAGCTAAAATTTCCATCAATTTATAAGAACTTAATTCGTTGTGAGTTCCTGCGAAAATTGACATCGTTTCCAAATGATCTGCCATATATTGTACAGCCGCATCATAATTATCATCTGTAGCTTGTTTAGAAACACAGATTGGAGAAACATATCCTTTTTCTTCTGCTCTTTTGTTTTCTTTCTCCATGTAAGCACCACGAACCAATTTCATTCCAATATAAAAGCCTTCTTTTTTTGCAATTTCATGTAAACCTTTTAAATAATCTAAACGATCCCAACGGTACATCTGTAAAGTATTAAATACAATTGCTTTCTCTTTATTGTATTTACGCATCATATCTGTAACTAATTCATCGGCAGCATCCTGCATCCAGCTTTCTTCGCCATCAATCAATAACGCCACATCTTTTTTATGAGCTTCACTACATATTTTATCAAAACGAGCCACTACTCTATCCCACTCTGCATGTTCATCTGGTGACAAAGTTTGTTTCTCTCCTAATTTTTCATATAATTCAAAACGCCCTAAACCTGTTGGTTTAAAAACTGCAAATGGAATAGCAAGACGCTCTTTTGCAAACTCAACAGTTCTTAATGTCATTGCAAGAGCTGCATCAAACTGTTCTTCTTCTTCTTTTCCTTCAACTGAATAATCTAGTACAGATGAAACTCCTTTCGTAAACATTTTATCTACTACAGTTAAACAGTCGTTTTCGTTTACACCACCGCAAAAGTGATCAAAAACAGTAGCACGAATTAATCCTTCAACAGGAAGATGTGCCTTTATAGCAAAATTAGTAACAGCAGTACCAATTCGAACTAAAGGTTCGCTGTCAATCATTTTAAAAAGAAAATAAGCTCTATCAAGTTCTGTGTCACTTTTAAGCGAGAATGCAACTTGAGTGTTATCGAATATTTTTTCCATTAAGTTTAGTTTTTATGCAAAGATAAAGAGTGTTTTGAATATTCTTCATAAAAGAGGACGATATTTTCGAGTATATTTAATAAGATTATCAGAAAACACCATTTTATGAAGTAAATGTTTACCTGCTTAATTATAATGCAGATAAATAACGTATGTAAGCTTGTATTTTAAACAAATTAGAGTCAAAGTTTGAAGATTATTTCGTTTAAAATACTTTATTTTTGCGCTTTCAATTAACTAAAGAATTATGAACTCTATTCAAGCCAATAACTACCTCGTACATTTTAACCAAAATGCTTACGAAGCTTTAAATAAACATTTAAGAGAAAATAAATATTCTAATATATTTATAATCGTCGATGATCAAACCAATGAATATTGTCTTCCTAAATTTATTCCGCATTTAGAAACAGAATTGGCTATTGAAATTATAGAGTTTGAAGCTGGTGAGGCCAATAAAAATATTGAGACTTGTATCGAGATTTGGAATATTTTAACAGAACTTGGAGGCGATAGAAAATCGCTTGTAATTAATGTTGGTGGTGGTGTAGTTACAGATTTAGGAGGTTTTGTCGCTTCTACTTTTAAAAGAGGTGTTGATTTTATTAACGTGCCTACTACTTTATTATCTATGGTAGATGCCTCTGTTGGAGGAAAAACAGGAGTTGACTTAGGAAATCTTAAAAACCAGATAGGCGTTATCAATGTGCCGCAGATGGTTTTAATCGATACAGAATATCTTGAAACTTTACCGCAAACTGAAATGCGCTCTGGATTGGCTGAAATGCTGAAGCACGGTTTGATTTATGATGCACCTTATTGGAGACAATTTTCTGATTTAAAATCTATTGTTTTTGACGAATTAGATCAATTGATTTATCGTTCAGTTGAAATTAAAAATGAAATTGTTATTCAGGATCCAACAGAGAAAAATATTCGTAAGGCATTGAATTTTGGGCATACTTTAGGACATGCTATCGAAAGTTACTTCTTAGAAAGTGAAGATAAAACAACTTTGCTGCATGGAGAAGCAATTGCTGTGGGAATGATTTTAGAAAGTTATATTTCATTGCAAAAAAATCTAATTACAGAACAAGAATACAGAGAAATAAAAACGATCATCAAAGGCATTTATGATGATGTCATTTTTGAAGAAAATGATATCGATCCAATCTTAGAATTGCTTATTCATGACAAAAAAAATGAATACGGCACGATTCAATTTGCATTAATTGAAGGAATCGGAAAGATAAAAATTAACCAATCCGTTGAAAATAAATCAATTCTAGACGCGTTTCAAGATTATAAATCTTAAACTTTTTTTAATCGAAAGCGTTGCATTTGGTATATTTTATTTTTTACATTTGCCCCATGAAAACAAACAATCAGCGAAGACAATTTAGCTCTTACAGAAACCGCCTCAATAGTTCTTTATTAAGAATGTTGGATCGTTTCTATAATAGTAAAAGCCCATTTTGTTTTGATGTTTTCCAATGTTCAAAAGCGGAACATGAAAAGCTTCCGATTATATTTGCAAATATTAGAGTTTGAATTTAAGATTTAGCATAAAAAACACTAAATTTAAAATACAATTACAATCTCTAAAACTTTGACAAATAAATGAATACGAAATATTCTGATCTAATAAACCAAACATACTACTTCCCTCAAGAGGAATTTAAACTTAATAAAGACAACCTTTTGTTTCACAATATCGATTTAATGAAATTGGTTGAACAATATGGTACTCCATTAAAGTTTACTTATTTGCCTCAGATTTCTGAAAATATCAACAAAGCAAAAGCTTGGTTCAGAAAATCAATGGAAAAGAACAAGTACGAAGCAAAATACTACTATTGTTACTGTACAAAAAGTTCTCATTTTGAATATATTATGAATGAGGCTTTCAAAAACAATATCCATATCGAAACTTCATCTGCTTTTGATGTTAATATTGTGGAAAATTTATTAGAAAACGGAAAAATAAACAAAAGTACTTATGTAATTTGTAACGGTTTCAAAAGAGACGAATACATTAGTAATATTGCTAGATTAATCAATAATGGACATAAAAACACTATTCCAATTATTGATAATTATGAAGAATTAGATTTACTTCAGGCGGAGATTAAAGGGAAATTCAAAATCGGAATCCGTATTGCCGCTGAAGAAGAACCGAAGTTCGAGTTTTATACTTCTAGATTAGGAATTGGTTATAAAAACATTGTTTCTTTCTATAAAAAACAAATTCAGGAGAATGATAAATTAGAGCTTAAAATGCTTCACTTTTTCATTAATACTGGAATTAATGATACATCATATTACTGGAATGAGCTTGTAAAATGTATTAAAGTATACATTGCTCTTAAAAAAGAATGCCCTACTCTTGACGGTTTGAACATTGGCGGTGGTTTTCCAATTAAAAACTCACTAGCCTTTGAATATGATTATCAATATATGATTGATGAAATCATCAATCAGATAAAAATTGCTTGTGATGAAGCTGAAGTTGATGTTCCAAATATATTTACGGAATTTGGATCCTTTACTGTAGGCGAAAGCGGTGGTGCAATCTATCAGATTTTGTATCAAAAACAACAAAATGATAGAGAAAAATGGAATATGATCGATTCATCTTTCATTACCACTTTACCAGATACTTGGGCTATAAACAAACGTTTTATCATGCTGGCGGTAAACCGCTGGAATGATACTTACGAACGGGTTCTGTTAGGAGGTCTGACTTGTGATAGTGACGACTATTATAATTCTGAACAAAATATGAATGCCATTTATCTTCCTAAGTATAATAAAGAAAAACCACTATATATTGGATTCTTTAATACTGGCGCTTATCAAGAGACAATTGGAGGATACGGCGGTTTACACCACTGTTTAATCCCGCAACCAAAACATATTCTAATTGACAGAGACGAAAACGGAATTCTAGCTACCGAGGTTTTCTCAGAACAACAGACTTCTGATGACGTTTTAAAGATTTTAGGATATAAAAAAAAGTTGTAAAAAAAAACGGCAAATTAAGTAATGGATATCTTTAGAAAATTCTTAATTTGCATTAACATCCAAAAAAGGTTAAACTTTTTAATTCAAAAAAAAAAAACAAAAACAAAAGAAATGAAAGGACCAATCAGTCAGTTTATTGAAAAACATTATTTGCATTTCAACTCTGCTTCATTAGTAGATGCTGCAAAAGCTTATGAGCAGCAATTAGCCGATGGCGCAAAGATGCTTGTGAGTATGGCTGGCGCAATGAGTACAGCTGAAATTGGTAAAATTTTTGCCGAAGTAATTAGACAAGACAAAGTACACATTATTTCA
This portion of the Flavobacterium panacagri genome encodes:
- a CDS encoding ABC transporter ATP-binding protein, yielding MARFKENDLPKSKITATSLNKAKTIFTYAGHHKWKFFIGLIFLLLTGATALAFPKLMGMLVDCVKNKDNDQANTIALGLIVILFLQSFFSFFRLSLFVNFTENTLANLRLALYTNLVKLPMTFFSQKRVGELNSRISADITQIQDTLTSTIAEFLRQFILIIGGIILLATESFKLTLLMLAVVPLVAVAAVIFGRFIRKYSKQVQDQVAESQVIVEETMQGISIVKAFANEWYEIARYKGKIHDVVKLAIKGGKYRGYFASFIIFCLFGAIVAVVWYGVRLSIGGEMSVGQLISFVLYSTFVGASFGGIAELYAQIQKAIGATERVFELLDESPEKINPEYKGAQEKIKGNVSFKNVAFSYPTRQEVQVLKDVNFTAEFGQKIAIVGPSGAGKSTISSLLLRFYDITSGEITVDGKNIYDYDLENLRGNMSIVPQDVILFGGTIKENIAYGKPDATDEEIMQAAKQANAFNFVDGFPEKFETLVGERGVKLSGGQRQRIAIARALLKNPSILILDEATSSLDSESEKLVQEALEVLMEGRTSIIIAHRLSTIRNADKILVLDNGRISEEGTHQELINLENGIYKNLSNLQFSNS
- a CDS encoding proline dehydrogenase family protein, producing the protein MEKIFDNTQVAFSLKSDTELDRAYFLFKMIDSEPLVRIGTAVTNFAIKAHLPVEGLIRATVFDHFCGGVNENDCLTVVDKMFTKGVSSVLDYSVEGKEEEEQFDAALAMTLRTVEFAKERLAIPFAVFKPTGLGRFELYEKLGEKQTLSPDEHAEWDRVVARFDKICSEAHKKDVALLIDGEESWMQDAADELVTDMMRKYNKEKAIVFNTLQMYRWDRLDYLKGLHEIAKKEGFYIGMKLVRGAYMEKENKRAEEKGYVSPICVSKQATDDNYDAAVQYMADHLETMSIFAGTHNELSSYKLMEILAQKEIAKNDNRIWFGQLYGMSDNISYNLAENGYNVAKYLPFGPVKDVMPYLIRRAEENTSVAGQTSRELSMIKAERKRRKGKE
- the aroB gene encoding 3-dehydroquinate synthase, translated to MNSIQANNYLVHFNQNAYEALNKHLRENKYSNIFIIVDDQTNEYCLPKFIPHLETELAIEIIEFEAGEANKNIETCIEIWNILTELGGDRKSLVINVGGGVVTDLGGFVASTFKRGVDFINVPTTLLSMVDASVGGKTGVDLGNLKNQIGVINVPQMVLIDTEYLETLPQTEMRSGLAEMLKHGLIYDAPYWRQFSDLKSIVFDELDQLIYRSVEIKNEIVIQDPTEKNIRKALNFGHTLGHAIESYFLESEDKTTLLHGEAIAVGMILESYISLQKNLITEQEYREIKTIIKGIYDDVIFEENDIDPILELLIHDKKNEYGTIQFALIEGIGKIKINQSVENKSILDAFQDYKS
- a CDS encoding arginine decarboxylase; the protein is MNTKYSDLINQTYYFPQEEFKLNKDNLLFHNIDLMKLVEQYGTPLKFTYLPQISENINKAKAWFRKSMEKNKYEAKYYYCYCTKSSHFEYIMNEAFKNNIHIETSSAFDVNIVENLLENGKINKSTYVICNGFKRDEYISNIARLINNGHKNTIPIIDNYEELDLLQAEIKGKFKIGIRIAAEEEPKFEFYTSRLGIGYKNIVSFYKKQIQENDKLELKMLHFFINTGINDTSYYWNELVKCIKVYIALKKECPTLDGLNIGGGFPIKNSLAFEYDYQYMIDEIINQIKIACDEAEVDVPNIFTEFGSFTVGESGGAIYQILYQKQQNDREKWNMIDSSFITTLPDTWAINKRFIMLAVNRWNDTYERVLLGGLTCDSDDYYNSEQNMNAIYLPKYNKEKPLYIGFFNTGAYQETIGGYGGLHHCLIPQPKHILIDRDENGILATEVFSEQQTSDDVLKILGYKKKL